A single Glycine soja cultivar W05 chromosome 14, ASM419377v2, whole genome shotgun sequence DNA region contains:
- the LOC114383596 gene encoding probable disease resistance protein At4g33300, translated as MKKQKEKKNSTSWRKTMVLTEFFHAEISSELWKMLVSISRKALRCKSSAKSLISYVHELLPTIEEIKYSGVELPAPRQSQVDRLSEILRSGVELSHQALSSSRWNVYRNFQLAKKMEKLEKHVTRFLQVPMQAHILADVNHVRFEMAERFDRVEAANQRMEKFIGEMKIGVNGGGWVEEAVRSMQEDETWVEGCNGNNNGFGVGLEFGKNKVMEMVFTRSDVSVVGIWGIGGSGKTTLAREVCRDDQVRCYFKERILFLTVSQSPNLEQLRARIWGHVMGNQGLNGTYAVPQWMPQFECKVETQVLVVLDDVWSLPVLEQLVWKIPGCKFLVVSRFNFPTIFNATYRVELLGEHDALSLFCHHAFGQKSIPMGANVSLVKQVVAECGRLPLALKVIGASLRDQNEMFWLSVKSRLSQGQSIGESYEIHLIDRMAISTNYLPEKIKECFLDLCSFPEDRKIPLEVLINMWVEIHDINETEAYAIVVELSNKNLLTLVKEARAGGMYSSCFEISVTQHDILRDLVLHLCNRGSIHQHRRLVMAKRKENGLLPKEWSRYKDQPFEAQIVSINTGAMTKMDWFELDFPKAEVLIINFTSSDYFLPPFINKMPNLRALIIINYSTSYARLQNVSVFRNLTNLRSLWLEKVSIPQLSGSVLQNLGKLFVVLCKINNSLDGKQFPNLSELTLDHCDDLTQLPSSICGIKSLQNLSVTNCHHLSQLPVEFGKLRSLEILRLYACPDLETLPPSMCDMKRLKYIDISQCVNLSCFPEEIGRLVCLEKIDMRECPMIRYLPKSAVALQSLQLVICDEEVYGMWRDVEMANSNVLIKVAEQHYDLDWLQE; from the exons atgaagaaacaaaaagaaaagaaaaatagcacTAGTTGGCGCAAAACCATGGTGCTAACGGAGTTCTTCCACGCCGAGATCTCATCGGAGCTATGGAAAATGCTGGTGTCAATTTCCCGAAAAGCCCTCCGCTGCAAGTCGAGCGCCAAGAGCCTCATCTCCTACGTCCACGAGCTCCTTCCGACGATCGAAGAGATCAAGTACTCCGGCGTGGAGCTGCCGGCGCCGCGCCAGTCGCAGGTCGACCGCCTCTCGGAGATCCTCCGCTCCGGCGTCGAGCTCTCCCACCAGGCCCTCTCCTCCTCGCGCTGGAACGTCTACCGCAACTTCCAGCTCGCCAAAAAAATGGAGAAGCTCGAGAAGCACGTGACAAGGTTCTTGCAG GTTCCCATGCAGGCGCATATATTGGCGGACGTGAACCACGTGCGGTTCGAGATGGCGGAGCGGTTCGACCGGGTGGAGGCGGCGAACCAGAGGATGGAGAAGTTTATCGGGGAGATGAAGATTGGAGTGAACGGGGGAGGGTGGGTGGAGGAGGCTGTGAGGAGTATGCAGGAGGATGAGACGTGGGTTGAAGGGTGTAATGGGAACAATAACGGTTTTGGGGTTGGGTTGGAGTTCGGGAAGAACAAGGTTATGGAGATGGTTTTTACGAGGAGTGATGTTTCTGTTGTCGGGATTTGGGGGATTGGTGGGTCCGGGAAAACCACTCTTGCTAGAGAAGTCTGCAGAGATGACCAAGTGAGAT GTTATTTCAAGGAGAGGATCTTGTTTTTGACTGTGTCACAGTCCCCGAATCTGGAGCAGCTGAGAGCGAGGATCTGGGGACACGTCATGGGCAACCAAGGTTTGAATGGCACTTATGCGGTTCCACAATGGATGCCACAGTTTGAGTGTAAAGTGGAAACTCAAGTACTTGTTGTTCTGGATGATGTGTGGTCACTCCCAGTGCTGGAGCAGCTTGTGTGGAAAATTCCTGGCTGCAAATTCCTTGTGGTGTCCAGATTTAATTTCCCAACAATTTTTAATGCCACTTATCGTGTGGAGTTGCTGGGTGAACATGATGCCCTTTCTTTGTTCTGTCACCATGCTTTTGGACAGAAATCAATTCCAATGGGTGCTAATGTGAGTTTGGTGAAGCAG GTTGTGGCCGAGTGTGGAAGGCTTCCACTGGCTCTGAAGGTGATTGGAGCTTCTTTGCGAGACCAGAATGAAATGTTTTGGTTGAGTGTTAAAAGCAGGCTCTCTCAAGGCCAAAGCATTGGTGAATCCTATGAAATCCATCTGATTGATAGAATGGCAATTAGTACTAACTACCTGCCAGAAAAGATCAAGGAGTGCTTCTTGGACCTGTGTTCTTTTCCTGAGGATAGAAAAATTCCTCTGGAAGTTTTAATCAATATGTGGGTTGAAATTCATGACATCAATGAAACGGAAGCATATGCCATTGTGGTTGAGCTTTCAAACAAGAATCTTCTCACCTTAGTAAAAGAAGCACG tgCCGGGGGCATGTATAGCAGTTGCTTTGAGATTTCTGTCACTCAACATGATATATTGAGGGACCTTGTTCTTCATTTGTGCAACCGTGGCAGCATTCATCAACACCGAAGGCTAGTTATGGCTAAACGAAAAGAAAATGGACTACTTCCCAAAGAATGGTCTAGATACAAGGACCAACCCTTTGAAGCACAGATTGTTTCAATCAACACAG GGGCAATGACCAAAATGGACTGGTTTGAGCTGGATTTTCCCAAGGCTGAAGTGTTGATCATTAATTTCACATCCAGTGATTACTTTTTACCTCCCTTCATCAATAAAATGCCAAATTTGAGGGCattgataataataaactaCAGCACCTCATATGCCCGCCTTCAAAATGTTTCAGTTTTTAGGAATTTGACCAACTTGAGAAGTCTCTGGCTTGAAAAGGTTTCCATCCCTCAGTTATCAGGCAGTGTCTTGCAAAACTTGGGCAAATTATTTGTAGTCCTCTGCAAAATTAACAACAGTTTGGATGGGAAACAATTCCCTAACCTCTCTGAGCTCACTCTTGATCACTGTGATGATCTAACTCAATTGCCCTCAAGCATTTGTGGAATAAAGTCACTACAAAACTTGAGTGTCACCAACTGCCACCATTTGAGTCAACTACCTGTTGAATTTGGCAAACTAAGATCACTAGAGATCCTCCGTTTATATGCTTGTCCAGATCTAGAAACACTTCCTCCTAGCATGTGTGACATGAAGAGATTGAAGTATATTGATATTTCTCAATGTGTTAACCTTTCATGCTTCCCTGAAGAGATTGGTAGATTAGTATGCTTAGAGAAGATTGACATGAGGGAATGCCCCATGATTAGGTATTTACCAAAGTCTGCAGTGGCATTGCAATCTCTGCAGCTtgtaatttgtgatgaggaGGTATATGGTATGTGGAGAGATGTTGAGATGGCCAACTCAAATGTCCTTATTAAAGTAGCAGAACAACACTATGATCTAGACTGGCTTCAAGAGTGA
- the LOC114383603 gene encoding protein OSB1, mitochondrial-like isoform X2: MKPKPFIFAKRFPIPLLFSYPFSPQQQRFPFSTHNRHSFDEAVPGCSAVYQHVLKFQRPPTIRWSPHLENTASFIGTVAREPTRVNSTTGKCGVYTVLKVPKSNQSNSSFFRLLLMMRNNVAKLASEHLKLNDFIQVLGSLGSFTKPDANGILRLNYKLEVKEFEFVAQRSGYLGDKKLESVEDAGMQKNQNRLHLWQVFFSNPNEWWDQRKSKRNPKQPDFKHKDTGEALWLSEYDPPWVKRQLQLFDSKIAGGSAGRRSRVTNWVYDE, from the exons ATGAAACCCAAACCCTTCATCTTCGCCAAGCGCTTCCCAATTCCGTTGCTTTTTTCTTATCCATTTTCTCCGCAACAACAACGTTTTCCCTTCTCCACTCACAATCGCCACTCCTTCGACGAAGCCGTTCCAGGTTGCAGCGCCGTTTACCAACACGTGCTCAAGTTCCAGCGTCCACCGACCATTCGGTGGAGCCCGCACCTCGAGAACACCGCTAGTTTCATCGGCACCGTCGCCCGCGAACCGACGCGCGTTAACTCAACAACCGGTAAATGCGGAGTTTACACCGTGCTTAAGGTTCCAAAATCCAACCAATCAAATAGCTCCTTTTTCCG GTTGCTTCTGATGATGCGGAACAATGTGGCAAAACTTGCTTCGGaacacttgaaattgaatgatTTTATTCAGGTTTTAGGTTCTTTGGGGTCTTTCACGAAACCTGATGCCAATGGAATCCTTAGATTGAATTACAAG TTAGAGGTGAAGGAGTTCGAGTTTGTTGCTCAAAGGTCTGGTTATCTAGGCGACAAGAAATTGGAATCTGTTGAAG ATGCTGGCatgcaaaaaaatcaaaatcggCTTCACCTTTGGCAAGTGTTTTTTTCCAATCCAAATGAGTGGTGGGATCAAAGAAAGAGCAAGCGAAATCCAAAACAGCCTGATTTTAAGCACAAGGATACCGGCGAAGCTCTGTGGCTAAGTGAGTATGATCCTCCATGGGTTAAAAGACAACTCCAATTGTTTGACTCAAAAATTGCTGGAGGATCTGCAGGTCGTCGTTCACGTGTCACCAACTGGGTTTATGATGAGTAG
- the LOC114383601 gene encoding protein OSB1, mitochondrial-like isoform X2 gives MLRRRSMKPKPFIFAKRFPIPLLFSFPFSPQQQRFLFSTHNRHSFDEAVPGCSAVYQHVLKFQRPPTIRWSPHLENTASFIGTVAREPTRVNSTTGKFGVYTVLKVPKSNQSNSSFFRLLLMMRNNVAKLASEHLKSNDFIHVLGSLGSFTKPDANGILRLNYKLEVKEFEFVAQSSGYLGDKKLESVEDAGMHKNQNRLHLWQVFFSNPNEWWDQRKSKRNPKQPDFKHKDTGEALWLSEYDPPWVKRQLQLFDSKIAGGSAGRRSRVTNWVYDE, from the exons ATGCTTCGTCGTCGGAGTATGAAACCCAAACCCTTCATCTTCGCCAAGCGCTTCCCAATTCCgttgcttttttcttttccattttctccGCAACAACAACGTTTTCTCTTCTCCACTCACAATCGCCACTCCTTCGACGAAGCCGTTCCAGGTTGCAGCGCCGTTTACCAACACGTGCTCAAGTTCCAGCGTCCACCGACCATTCGGTGGAGCCCGCACCTCGAGAACACCGCTAGTTTCATCGGCACCGTCGCCCGCGAACCGACGCGCGTTAACTCAACAACCGGTAAATTCGGAGTTTACACCGTGCTTAAGGTTCCAAAATCCAACCAATCAAATAGCTCCTTTTTCCG GTTGCTTCTGATGATGCGGAACAATGTGGCAAAACTTGCTTCGGAACACTTGAAATCGAATGATTTTATTCATGTTTTAGGTTCTTTGGGGTCTTTCACGAAACCTGATGCCAATGGAATCCTTCGATTGAATTACAAG TTAGAGGTGAAGGAGTTCGAGTTTGTTGCTCAAAGTTCTGGTTATCTAGGTGACAAGAAATTGGAATCTGTTGAAG ATGCTGGCAtgcataaaaatcaaaatcgGCTTCACCTTTGGCAAGTGTTTTTTTCCAATCCAAATGAGTGGTGGGATCAAAGAAAGAGCAAGCGAAATCCAAAACAGCCTGATTTTAAGCACAAGGATACCGGCGAAGCTCTGTGGCTAAGTGAGTATGATCCTCCATGGGTTAAAAGACAACTCCAATTGTTTGACTCAAAAATTGCTGGAGGATCTGCAGGTCGTCGTTCACGTGTCACCAACTGGGTTTATGATGAGTAG
- the LOC114383597 gene encoding probable disease resistance protein At4g33300, whose protein sequence is MALNDFFAGEIATELLKMLISISRKSLLCRASADQLISYIHDLLPSIEEIKYSGVELPALRQSQLDRLSEILRSGVELSHKVLSSSRWNVYRNLQLAKKMDKLEKNVSKFLLGPMQAHMLADIHHTRFEMTERFDRVDNSVQRLEKYFGNMKIGVGGGGWVEEAVRSVDEDVVDSSSAVGLGFGKNKVREMVVGRDDLWVVGISGIGGSGKTTLARELCKDDQVRCYFRDRILFLTVSQSPNVEQLRTNIWEYIMGNERLDANYMVPQWMPQFECRSEARTLIVLDDVWTLSVVDQLVCRIPGCKFLVVSRPKFQTVLSYEVELLSEEDALSLFCHHAFGQKSIPLAANENLVKQVVTECGRLPLALKVIGASLRDQTEMFWLSVKNRLSQGQSIGESHEINLIDRMAISINYLPEKIKECYLDLCCFPEDKKIPLDVLINIWVEIHDIPETEAYAIVVELSNKNLLTLMKEARAGGMYSSCFEISVTQHDVLRDLALNFRNRESIDERRLLVMPKRENGMPKEWLRYRHKPFEAQIVSIHTGEMKEVDWCNLEFPKAEVLIINFTSTEYFLPPFINRMPNLRALIIINYSATYACLHNVSVFKNLSNLRSLWLEKVSTPELSSIVLENLGKLFIVLCKVNDSLVEKEVDLAQVFPNLFELTLDHCDDLTQLPSSICGMKSLQNLSLTNCHNLTELPVELGKLRSLEILRLYACPYLKTLPNSICDMMRLKYIDISQCVNLTCFPEKIGRLVSLEKIDMRECSMIRNVPKSAVSLQSLRLVICDEEVSGIWKEVAKPDNVHIQVSEQYFDLDWLKE, encoded by the exons ATGGCCCTGAACGATTTTTTCGCGGGGGAGATCGCGACGGAGCTTCTGAAAATGCTGATCAGCATCTCCCGCAAGTCCCTCCTCTGCCGCGCCAGCGCCGACCAGCTCATCAGCTACATCCACGACCTCCTCCCCTCCATCGAGGAGATCAAGTACTCCGGCGTCGAGCTTCCTGCACTGCGCCAATCGCAACTCGACCGTCTCTCGGAGATTCTCCGCTCCGGCGTCGAGCTCTCCCACAAGGTCCTCTCCTCCAGCCGCTGGAACGTCTACCGCAACCTCCAGCTCGCCAAGAAAATGGACAAGCTCGAGAAGAACGTCTCCAAGTTCCTGTTGGGTCCCATGCAGGCACACATGTTGGCCGACATACACCACACCCGGTTCGAGATGACCGAGCGGTTCGACCGGGTCGATAACTCGGTTCAAAGATTGGAGAAGTATTTTGGGAATATGAAGATAGGTGTTGGCGGCGGCGGGTGGGTGGAGGAGGCTGTGAGGAGCGTGGACGAGGATGTTGTTGATAGTAGCTCTGCTGTCGGGTTGGGTTTCGGGAAGAATAAGGTTAGGGAGATGGTTGTCGGGAGGGATGATCTTTGGGTTGTCGGGATTTCCGGGATTGGTGGTTCCGGGAAAACCACTCTTGCTAGAGAGCTCTGCAAAGATGACCAAGTTAGAT GTTATTTCAGGGATAGGATTTTGTTCCTGACCGTGTCGCAGTCACCGAATGTGGAGCAGCTAAGGACGAATATTTGGGAGTATATTATGGGCAACGAGAGGTTGGATGCAAATTACATGGTTCCCCAATGGATGCCACAGTTTGAGTGCAGAAGCGAAGCTCGAACTCTGATTGTTTTGGATGATGTGTGGACACTCTCCGTGGTGGACCAGCTTGTGTGTAGAATACCAGGTTGCAAGTTTCTTGTGGTGTCAAGGCCTAAATTCCAAACGGTGTTGAGTTATGAAGTGGAATTGCTGAGTGAAGAGGATGCCCTGTCTTTGTTCTGTCACCATGCTTTTGGACAGAAATCAATTCCTTTAGCTGCTAATGAGAATTTGGTCAAGCAG GTTGTGACTGAGTGTGGAAGGCTTCCCTTGGCTCTTAAGGTGATTGGAGCTTCTTTGCGAGATCAAACTGAGATGTTTTGGTTGAGTGTTAAAAACAGGCTATCTCAGGGCCAAAGTATTGGGGAATCCCATGAAATCAATCTGATTGACAGAATGGCAATCAGTATCAATTACCTTCCAGAGAAGATCAAGGAGTGCTACTTGGACCTGTGTTGTTTTCCTGAGGATAAGAAAATCCCCCTTGATGTTCTCATCAATATATGGGTGGAAATCCATGATATTCCTGAAACAGAAGCTTATGCCATTGTGGTAGAGCTCTCCAACAAAAATCTCCTCACCTTAATGAAAGAGGCTCG TGCTGGAGGCATGTATAGCAGTTGCTTTGAGATCTCAGTTACTCAACATGATGTACTGAGAGACCTGGCCCTTAATTTCAGAAACCGTGAGAGCATTGATGAACGCCGGCTATTAGTTATGCCAAAACGGGAGAATGGAATGCCTAAAGAGTGGTTGAGATACAGGCACAAGCCATTTGAGGCTCAGATTGTTTCAATTCACACAG GTGAAATGAAGGAAGTGGACTGGTGTAATCTAGAATTTCCAAAGGCTGAAGTGCTGATCATTAATTTCACATCCACTGAATACTTCTTGCCCCCTTTCATCAATAGAATGCCAAATTTGAGGGCattgataataataaactaCAGTGCAACATATGCTTGCCTTCACAATGTTTCAGTTTTCAAGAACTTGTCCAACTTAAGGAGCCTCTGGCTTGAAAAAGTTTCCACCCCCGAGTTATCAAGCATTGTCTTGGAAAACTTgggaaaattatttattgtccTGTGCAAGGTTAATGACAGTTTGGTGGAAAAAGAAGTAGACTTGGCTCAAGTCTTCCCTAATCTCTTTGAGCTCACTCTTGATCACTGTGATGATCTAACCCAATTGCCCTCAAGCATTTGTGGGATGAAGTCACTCCAGAACTTGAGTCTCACCAACTGCCACAATTTGACTGAATTACCAGTTGAACTAGGGAAACTAAGATCTCTAGAGATCCTACGTTTATATGCTTGTCCTTATCTGAAAACACTTCCTAATAGCATCTGTGACATGATGAGATTGAAGTATATTGACATTTCTCAATGTGTTAACTTGACATGCTTCCCTGAAAAGATTGGTAGATTGGTAAGCTTGGAGAAGATTGACATGAGGGAATGCTCCATGATTAGAAATGTGCCAAAGTCTGCAGTGTCATTGCAATCTCTGAGGCTtgtaatttgtgatgaggaGGTATCTGGGATTTGGAAAGAGGTTGCCAAGCCTGATAATGTGCATATTCAAGTATCAGAGCAATACTTTGATTTGGACTGGCTCAAAGAGTGA
- the LOC114383601 gene encoding protein OSB1, mitochondrial-like isoform X1 codes for MLRRRSMKPKPFIFAKRFPIPLLFSFPFSPQQQRFLFSTHNRHSFDEAVPGCSAVYQHVLKFQRPPTIRWSPHLENTASFIGTVAREPTRVNSTTGKFGVYTVLKVPKSNQSNSSFFRLLLMMRNNVAKLASEHLKSNDFIHVLGSLGSFTKPDANGILRLNYKLEVKEFEFVAQSSGYLGDKKLESVEADAGMHKNQNRLHLWQVFFSNPNEWWDQRKSKRNPKQPDFKHKDTGEALWLSEYDPPWVKRQLQLFDSKIAGGSAGRRSRVTNWVYDE; via the exons ATGCTTCGTCGTCGGAGTATGAAACCCAAACCCTTCATCTTCGCCAAGCGCTTCCCAATTCCgttgcttttttcttttccattttctccGCAACAACAACGTTTTCTCTTCTCCACTCACAATCGCCACTCCTTCGACGAAGCCGTTCCAGGTTGCAGCGCCGTTTACCAACACGTGCTCAAGTTCCAGCGTCCACCGACCATTCGGTGGAGCCCGCACCTCGAGAACACCGCTAGTTTCATCGGCACCGTCGCCCGCGAACCGACGCGCGTTAACTCAACAACCGGTAAATTCGGAGTTTACACCGTGCTTAAGGTTCCAAAATCCAACCAATCAAATAGCTCCTTTTTCCG GTTGCTTCTGATGATGCGGAACAATGTGGCAAAACTTGCTTCGGAACACTTGAAATCGAATGATTTTATTCATGTTTTAGGTTCTTTGGGGTCTTTCACGAAACCTGATGCCAATGGAATCCTTCGATTGAATTACAAG TTAGAGGTGAAGGAGTTCGAGTTTGTTGCTCAAAGTTCTGGTTATCTAGGTGACAAGAAATTGGAATCTGTTGAAG CAGATGCTGGCAtgcataaaaatcaaaatcgGCTTCACCTTTGGCAAGTGTTTTTTTCCAATCCAAATGAGTGGTGGGATCAAAGAAAGAGCAAGCGAAATCCAAAACAGCCTGATTTTAAGCACAAGGATACCGGCGAAGCTCTGTGGCTAAGTGAGTATGATCCTCCATGGGTTAAAAGACAACTCCAATTGTTTGACTCAAAAATTGCTGGAGGATCTGCAGGTCGTCGTTCACGTGTCACCAACTGGGTTTATGATGAGTAG
- the LOC114385277 gene encoding uncharacterized protein LOC114385277, producing the protein MAGSNSSSSTSNNMEGNCSSYSSDEEDLTMGSEGSEEVEGSEGESEEGLMEENKEESEGESEEGRTEDDSKEESEVDSEEEESEDDHVSANMSMLDGETGGESESEDDYEALYYDFWQYTKSIDTHICHLQTLMPTLVWSTSKHDVYMAGNFKIIHWSGLSSKMTDVLDTAEHVTSSEDYPGNYEIGFHQSQINTVSVRFNLLIVGGNFGQLICKRIDRPDVSFCYKMSAEGDHDTGICAIEIFKNSQRIYSVHGLGEEHYINHFNAETFDLLHTLQFNWPVFHSSLNPRDQQTLLVVGDNAKGRLVNCIDGEAIATLSGHSDMLYASAWHPDGYKFATGSVDKTCRIWDIRKTSESMDVLKGNAEAIRSLCFTADGQYMAMGETVDFVHIYDASRFEKKQVVDFFGLVSGVSFSPDTESLFIGVTPHTNPNNTHLLWYNRRRNFGSYEYYYY; encoded by the exons ATGGCAGGCAGCAATTCTTCATCTAGTACTAGTAACAACATGGAAGGGAATTGTTCCTCTTATAGCAGCGATGAAGAAGATTTAACTATGGGGAGCGAAGGGAGCGAAGAAGTAGAGGGGAGCGAAGGAGAGAGTGAGGAGGGGCTcatggaagaaaacaaagaggaaaGCGAAGGAGAGAGTGAGGAGGGACGCACAGAAGACGACAGCAAAGAAGAAAGTGAAGTAGACAGCGAAGAAGAAGAGAGTGAAGATGATCATGTTTCTGCTAATATGAGCATGCTAGACGGAGAGACAGGAGGAGAAAGCGAGAGCGAAGATGATT ATGAGGCGTTGTATTATGATTTCTGgcaatacactaaat CCATTGATACACATATTTGTCATTTGCAGACATTAATGCCTACATTGGTTTGGTCGACATCAAAGCACGATGTCTATATGGCTGGAAATTTCAAGATCATACACTGGTCTGGATTATCTTCCAAGATGACCGATGTCTTAGATACAGCTGAGCATGTAACTTCTTCTGAg GATTATCCTGGAAACTATGAGATAGGATTTCATCAATCACAAATTAATACAGTGTCAGTAAGGTTTAACTTGTTGATTGTTGGCGGCAACTTTGGACAACTTATTTGTAAG CGCATAGATCGACCtgatgttagtttttgttataaGATGTCTGCCGAAGGTGATCACGACACAGGTATATGTGCTATTGAGATTTTTAAGAATTCCCAG CGGATCTATTCAGTTCATGGTTTAGGTGAGGAGCATTATATCAACCACTTCAATGCAGAGACATTTGATCTTTTACATACTTTGCAATTCAATTGGCCAGTATTT CATTCTTCACTGAACCCCAGAGATCAACAAACCCTTCTAGTTGTTGGAGATAATGCAAAAGGACGGTTAGTGAATTGTATTGATGGAGAG GCTATCGCGACTCTAAGTGGACACTCGGATATGTTGTATGCATCTGCATGGCATCCTGATGGATACAAATTTGCCACTGGGAGCGTAGACAAAACATGTCGGATTTGGGATATTAGGAAGACATCAGAGTCTATGGACGTTCTTAAGGGCAACGCAGAAGCTATACGCTCGCTATGCTTCACAGCTGATGGACAATATATGGCTATGGGTGAGACAGTTGACTTTGTGCATATCTATGATGCGAGTAGATTTGAGAAGAAGCAGGTGGTGGATTTTTTCGGACTGGTCTCTGGAGTATCTTTTAGTCCTGACACAGAATCACTTTTTATCGGTGTAACCCCGCACACAAATCCAAACAACACACATCTCCTGTGGTACAATCGGCGCAGAAACTTTGGATCctatgaatattattattattaa
- the LOC114383603 gene encoding protein OSB1, mitochondrial-like isoform X1 yields the protein MKPKPFIFAKRFPIPLLFSYPFSPQQQRFPFSTHNRHSFDEAVPGCSAVYQHVLKFQRPPTIRWSPHLENTASFIGTVAREPTRVNSTTGKCGVYTVLKVPKSNQSNSSFFRLLLMMRNNVAKLASEHLKLNDFIQVLGSLGSFTKPDANGILRLNYKLEVKEFEFVAQRSGYLGDKKLESVEADAGMQKNQNRLHLWQVFFSNPNEWWDQRKSKRNPKQPDFKHKDTGEALWLSEYDPPWVKRQLQLFDSKIAGGSAGRRSRVTNWVYDE from the exons ATGAAACCCAAACCCTTCATCTTCGCCAAGCGCTTCCCAATTCCGTTGCTTTTTTCTTATCCATTTTCTCCGCAACAACAACGTTTTCCCTTCTCCACTCACAATCGCCACTCCTTCGACGAAGCCGTTCCAGGTTGCAGCGCCGTTTACCAACACGTGCTCAAGTTCCAGCGTCCACCGACCATTCGGTGGAGCCCGCACCTCGAGAACACCGCTAGTTTCATCGGCACCGTCGCCCGCGAACCGACGCGCGTTAACTCAACAACCGGTAAATGCGGAGTTTACACCGTGCTTAAGGTTCCAAAATCCAACCAATCAAATAGCTCCTTTTTCCG GTTGCTTCTGATGATGCGGAACAATGTGGCAAAACTTGCTTCGGaacacttgaaattgaatgatTTTATTCAGGTTTTAGGTTCTTTGGGGTCTTTCACGAAACCTGATGCCAATGGAATCCTTAGATTGAATTACAAG TTAGAGGTGAAGGAGTTCGAGTTTGTTGCTCAAAGGTCTGGTTATCTAGGCGACAAGAAATTGGAATCTGTTGAAG CAGATGCTGGCatgcaaaaaaatcaaaatcggCTTCACCTTTGGCAAGTGTTTTTTTCCAATCCAAATGAGTGGTGGGATCAAAGAAAGAGCAAGCGAAATCCAAAACAGCCTGATTTTAAGCACAAGGATACCGGCGAAGCTCTGTGGCTAAGTGAGTATGATCCTCCATGGGTTAAAAGACAACTCCAATTGTTTGACTCAAAAATTGCTGGAGGATCTGCAGGTCGTCGTTCACGTGTCACCAACTGGGTTTATGATGAGTAG